In the genome of Pempheris klunzingeri isolate RE-2024b chromosome 3, fPemKlu1.hap1, whole genome shotgun sequence, one region contains:
- the arfip1 gene encoding arfaptin-1 isoform X3 — protein MAEESHRSTAAEIPVTNNGDLDQSPETVFQRDSYPSGPGALNLKDSCITSSNFASTTEGIIESGPYKGSASLPTSPVTPVAPSSAVASRLARSSSDSHAEKGAMNAQPQSGAVVLSDDLKNPAMEKLDLVRKWSINTYKCTRQILSEKLGRGSRTVDMELEAQIEVLRDNKRKYQHVIKLAQTLANQLSQMMQTQRQLGDAFADLSLKSPELHEEFGYNADTQKLLSKNGETLLGAITFFISSVNTLVDKTIEDTMLNIKQYEIARVEYDAYRTDLEELNLGPRDSTTMPKIELSQQQFQVHREKYERMRNDVSIKLKFLEENKVKVLHNQLILFHNAIAAYYAGNQQQLEQTLKQFHIKLKMPGGDSPSWLEEH, from the exons ATGGCCGAGGAGTCCCATAGAAGCACAGCCGCTGAGATCCCAGTCACCAACAATGGAGACCTGGATCAGAGCCCAGAGACAGTATTCCAGAGG GACTCTTACCCAAGTGGGCCGGGGGCCCTAAACCTTAAAGACTCCTGCATCACCTCCAGCAACTTTGCTTCAACAACAGAGGGCATCATTGAATCAGGACCGTACAAAG GGTCAGCAAGCCTGCCCACATCCCCTGTGACACCTGTAGCTCCCAGCTCGGCTGTTGCTAGCCGCCTGGCACGCTCTTCCAGCGATAGTCATGCTGAGAAAG GCGCGATGAATGCACAGCCACAGAGTGGAGCGGTGGTCCTCTCAGATGACTTAAAGAACCCAGCCATGGAAAAACTGGACCTTGTGAGAAAGTGGAGCATCAACACATATAAA TGTACGAGGCAGATCCTGTCTGAGAAGCTGGGTCGGGGCTCGAGGACTGTGGACATGGAGCTGGAGGCGCAAATCGAAGTCCTCCGTGACAACAAGAGGAAGTACCAGCATGTAATCAAGCTGGCTCAGACGCTGGCCAATCAGCTGTCACAGATGATGCAGACACAGAGGCAGCTGGGCGACGCCTTCGCCGACCTCAGCCTCAAGTCACCAGAACTCCAT GAAGAGTTTGGTTACAACGCTGACACCCAAAAGCTTTTGTCCAAAAACGGAGAGACACTGCTCGGTGCAATCACCTTTTTCATCTCCAGTGTTAACACACTCGTGGACAAAACAATCGAAGACACCATGCTTAATATCAAACAGTATGAAATTGCAAG GGTTGAGTATGACGCGTACCGTACAGATTTGGAAGAGCTGAATCTGGGACCACGTGATTCCACCACCATGCCCAAGATAGAGCTGTCCCAGCAGCAGTTCCAGGTCCACCGTGAGAAGTACGAGAGGATGCGGAATGACGTCTCCATCAAGCTGAAGTTCCTGGAGGAGAACAAG GTGAAGGTATTGCACAACCAGCTCATCCTGTTCCACAATGCCATAGCTGCGTACTACGCTGGAAACCAACAGCAGCTGGAACAGACACTCAAGCAGTTCCACATCAAGTTGAAAATGCCAGGTGGGGACAGTCCATCTTGGTTGGAAGAGCACTAA
- the arfip1 gene encoding arfaptin-1 isoform X2 codes for MSEVSLEAESGKTSAEDPQMDCEEADKAEESLSEDVKQESVDDSRDDRDEELYDIDIDSAEENGDEDEGVRSESVVTRCDSDAAHMSDSVDKGAHETNHHVETAETPKEGGDSHDEIKDSTMAEESHRSTAAEIPVTNNGDLDQSPETVFQRDSYPSGPGALNLKDSCITSSNFASTTEGIIESGPYKGAMNAQPQSGAVVLSDDLKNPAMEKLDLVRKWSINTYKCTRQILSEKLGRGSRTVDMELEAQIEVLRDNKRKYQHVIKLAQTLANQLSQMMQTQRQLGDAFADLSLKSPELHEEFGYNADTQKLLSKNGETLLGAITFFISSVNTLVDKTIEDTMLNIKQYEIARVEYDAYRTDLEELNLGPRDSTTMPKIELSQQQFQVHREKYERMRNDVSIKLKFLEENKVKVLHNQLILFHNAIAAYYAGNQQQLEQTLKQFHIKLKMPGGDSPSWLEEH; via the exons ATGTCTGAAGTTAGTCTTGAGGCTGAATCGGGGAAGACCTCAGCCGAGGACCCTCAGATGGATTGTGAGGAGGCTGACAAAGCAGAGGAGAGTTTGAGTGAGGATGTGAAACAGGAGAGTGTAGACGACAGTAGAGATGACAGAGATGAAGAGCTGTACGACATTGATATTGACAGTGCTGAAGAAAATGGTGACGAGGATGAGGGCGTTCGGAGTGAGAGTGTGGTGACACGCTGTGACAGTGATGCTGCACACATGTCTGACAGTGTAGACAAGGGGGCCCACGAGACAAATCATCATGTTGAAACAGCTGAAACACCAAAGGAAGGTGGAGATTCTCACGATGAAATAAAG GACAGCACAATGGCCGAGGAGTCCCATAGAAGCACAGCCGCTGAGATCCCAGTCACCAACAATGGAGACCTGGATCAGAGCCCAGAGACAGTATTCCAGAGG GACTCTTACCCAAGTGGGCCGGGGGCCCTAAACCTTAAAGACTCCTGCATCACCTCCAGCAACTTTGCTTCAACAACAGAGGGCATCATTGAATCAGGACCGTACAAAG GCGCGATGAATGCACAGCCACAGAGTGGAGCGGTGGTCCTCTCAGATGACTTAAAGAACCCAGCCATGGAAAAACTGGACCTTGTGAGAAAGTGGAGCATCAACACATATAAA TGTACGAGGCAGATCCTGTCTGAGAAGCTGGGTCGGGGCTCGAGGACTGTGGACATGGAGCTGGAGGCGCAAATCGAAGTCCTCCGTGACAACAAGAGGAAGTACCAGCATGTAATCAAGCTGGCTCAGACGCTGGCCAATCAGCTGTCACAGATGATGCAGACACAGAGGCAGCTGGGCGACGCCTTCGCCGACCTCAGCCTCAAGTCACCAGAACTCCAT GAAGAGTTTGGTTACAACGCTGACACCCAAAAGCTTTTGTCCAAAAACGGAGAGACACTGCTCGGTGCAATCACCTTTTTCATCTCCAGTGTTAACACACTCGTGGACAAAACAATCGAAGACACCATGCTTAATATCAAACAGTATGAAATTGCAAG GGTTGAGTATGACGCGTACCGTACAGATTTGGAAGAGCTGAATCTGGGACCACGTGATTCCACCACCATGCCCAAGATAGAGCTGTCCCAGCAGCAGTTCCAGGTCCACCGTGAGAAGTACGAGAGGATGCGGAATGACGTCTCCATCAAGCTGAAGTTCCTGGAGGAGAACAAG GTGAAGGTATTGCACAACCAGCTCATCCTGTTCCACAATGCCATAGCTGCGTACTACGCTGGAAACCAACAGCAGCTGGAACAGACACTCAAGCAGTTCCACATCAAGTTGAAAATGCCAGGTGGGGACAGTCCATCTTGGTTGGAAGAGCACTAA
- the arfip1 gene encoding arfaptin-1 isoform X1 has protein sequence MSEVSLEAESGKTSAEDPQMDCEEADKAEESLSEDVKQESVDDSRDDRDEELYDIDIDSAEENGDEDEGVRSESVVTRCDSDAAHMSDSVDKGAHETNHHVETAETPKEGGDSHDEIKDSTMAEESHRSTAAEIPVTNNGDLDQSPETVFQRDSYPSGPGALNLKDSCITSSNFASTTEGIIESGPYKGSASLPTSPVTPVAPSSAVASRLARSSSDSHAEKGAMNAQPQSGAVVLSDDLKNPAMEKLDLVRKWSINTYKCTRQILSEKLGRGSRTVDMELEAQIEVLRDNKRKYQHVIKLAQTLANQLSQMMQTQRQLGDAFADLSLKSPELHEEFGYNADTQKLLSKNGETLLGAITFFISSVNTLVDKTIEDTMLNIKQYEIARVEYDAYRTDLEELNLGPRDSTTMPKIELSQQQFQVHREKYERMRNDVSIKLKFLEENKVKVLHNQLILFHNAIAAYYAGNQQQLEQTLKQFHIKLKMPGGDSPSWLEEH, from the exons ATGTCTGAAGTTAGTCTTGAGGCTGAATCGGGGAAGACCTCAGCCGAGGACCCTCAGATGGATTGTGAGGAGGCTGACAAAGCAGAGGAGAGTTTGAGTGAGGATGTGAAACAGGAGAGTGTAGACGACAGTAGAGATGACAGAGATGAAGAGCTGTACGACATTGATATTGACAGTGCTGAAGAAAATGGTGACGAGGATGAGGGCGTTCGGAGTGAGAGTGTGGTGACACGCTGTGACAGTGATGCTGCACACATGTCTGACAGTGTAGACAAGGGGGCCCACGAGACAAATCATCATGTTGAAACAGCTGAAACACCAAAGGAAGGTGGAGATTCTCACGATGAAATAAAG GACAGCACAATGGCCGAGGAGTCCCATAGAAGCACAGCCGCTGAGATCCCAGTCACCAACAATGGAGACCTGGATCAGAGCCCAGAGACAGTATTCCAGAGG GACTCTTACCCAAGTGGGCCGGGGGCCCTAAACCTTAAAGACTCCTGCATCACCTCCAGCAACTTTGCTTCAACAACAGAGGGCATCATTGAATCAGGACCGTACAAAG GGTCAGCAAGCCTGCCCACATCCCCTGTGACACCTGTAGCTCCCAGCTCGGCTGTTGCTAGCCGCCTGGCACGCTCTTCCAGCGATAGTCATGCTGAGAAAG GCGCGATGAATGCACAGCCACAGAGTGGAGCGGTGGTCCTCTCAGATGACTTAAAGAACCCAGCCATGGAAAAACTGGACCTTGTGAGAAAGTGGAGCATCAACACATATAAA TGTACGAGGCAGATCCTGTCTGAGAAGCTGGGTCGGGGCTCGAGGACTGTGGACATGGAGCTGGAGGCGCAAATCGAAGTCCTCCGTGACAACAAGAGGAAGTACCAGCATGTAATCAAGCTGGCTCAGACGCTGGCCAATCAGCTGTCACAGATGATGCAGACACAGAGGCAGCTGGGCGACGCCTTCGCCGACCTCAGCCTCAAGTCACCAGAACTCCAT GAAGAGTTTGGTTACAACGCTGACACCCAAAAGCTTTTGTCCAAAAACGGAGAGACACTGCTCGGTGCAATCACCTTTTTCATCTCCAGTGTTAACACACTCGTGGACAAAACAATCGAAGACACCATGCTTAATATCAAACAGTATGAAATTGCAAG GGTTGAGTATGACGCGTACCGTACAGATTTGGAAGAGCTGAATCTGGGACCACGTGATTCCACCACCATGCCCAAGATAGAGCTGTCCCAGCAGCAGTTCCAGGTCCACCGTGAGAAGTACGAGAGGATGCGGAATGACGTCTCCATCAAGCTGAAGTTCCTGGAGGAGAACAAG GTGAAGGTATTGCACAACCAGCTCATCCTGTTCCACAATGCCATAGCTGCGTACTACGCTGGAAACCAACAGCAGCTGGAACAGACACTCAAGCAGTTCCACATCAAGTTGAAAATGCCAGGTGGGGACAGTCCATCTTGGTTGGAAGAGCACTAA
- the fam193a gene encoding protein FAM193A: MSPTDAKRGAKRRKNKRGGGSSCSAVCNTSGGKAGVASALGCAGTATPASVVSFLTPGSTGSGNIGSITGINGEVKVNNSVTPQFTEGPVNADFSGVLQTPFTFGLNQRAPYTAGDRCLLCRCERKDGAVPSEAGISGQNGTSQPNKTSSALQLPLWVCSDCRRTVEKEDRHTALEQSLGSQDFLLHMPVGNGNLGQDAATGDRLTTAVPTLPMLPAPDLTAPMPADTVCSCEACNERREISAESERESQQLQNHWSEVRYLVRCIYRQTGTPLADDHDQPLERDKEGMKELVDRLCEKDPYQLYQRLEQQAREYVLEMKVRLLKHLSTGSKTTGPAGTVAAAQGPPQAYQFISLLLEEYSALCQAARTISSFLLTLENEHLQKFQVTWELHNKHLFENLVFSEPILHSSLPALVAQLKHGTASHDSYNEDMYRTLLESYQQLQQEMASVAAEWQECEKRIDDYVDEQLLFKVEGQSLTNQRTEPHKSLVSKNTLKTKQRMLKEDWEFFKQRRFIEEQLPNSKKSPSGDNNFTDTMRMLSSRLSIPDCPNCNYRRRCTCDDCSLSHILTCGIMDSPIAEDLHIKLPLQGEPPRDYLAEVHPPSLSSGSSASGSNSSSPITIQQHPRLILPEGDTNTFISDDDEVPPLSSKFGDIYPMSGYEDNSVVTAAVNGLHNDINGEGENVALKPGSPHITSSSSSSEGDEEEADGEVSGDPRGQQEELSSGKTNSPPPSYNHQQVEQVQHACECHVCNQDPSSSTLGPATCLPPSRLHAAPPPTVGHQFFTDSKTPPAHPALHLYPHIHGHLPLHNFSRPLLHPTLYPPSPPLTHNKPLPPNPTSNHSAAKQPAFSPSLPEHVYQNCFGSAGGAGDWNSSLQCLSLKFENLWDAAVMKSWNPSVLLPESLPGDMLGPPLADVPLPPTSSIGPQGEHPSLPTPLPPSSSTSSSLSSSSSSSSSSSCSSSEAKEQKKSGAKKKCLYNFQDAFMETNRVVMATSASTSSVSCTATTVQSNDVFHNLGKEDHRQPTPATPRNGPTGLTSLPPLSGPTLPPAPTTHLPTMGSQPFPKMAPPAPDFMEAHQGLCLPPAEPPASSADGPVSAPPSVCSDPDCEGHRCEGNGAYEHQPYDGEESQDEDSCSEHSSSTSTSTNQKEGKYCDCCYCEFFGHGGPPAAPTSRNYAEMREKLRLRLTKRKEEQPKREEQQPIIERDGGVEDHRRVEDLLQFINSADSKPASSSKAAKRARHKQKKMEEKARLEAEAREREEQQLLEEQQRRQRQEEEEAALQKELLRLQELQQHRAAKKKKREKAKENTAPPQNNPQPLKQTAQNVLDNLQNGKSQLLQTFIHLPDQKEPRFDPISRPNTLHSPKHTSEKGFSTETNIPNSPATLHNGSSTSQLEINSKVKVKQSAKVATCEAAVKKASELLKSSDVTAKLVNGTAPTTTTDTKATRIRPAEALAPLPNTEPRREDRSNNRSTSGKRQQQQQQSLTQIKEDRRSPPVSNSSPSPPPAPQFEQSQQNGKPPSAESPQPKGKTKKNKKKKGDKMNSSIDDVFLPKDIDLDSTEMDETEREVEYFKRFCLDSARQTRQRLSINWSNFSLKKATFAAH; encoded by the exons ATGAGTCCAACCGATGCTAAACGAGGGGCTAAACGCAGGAAGAACAAGCGGGGCGGTGGCAGTAGCTGCAGTGCTGTCTGCAACACCAGCGGTGGCAAGGCCGGGGTTGCCTCGGCCCTAGGGTGTGCGGGAACAGCAACACCTGCCTCTGTCGTCAGCTTTTTAACACCTGGCAGCACAGGCAGCGGGAATATAGGGTCCATCACGGGCATTAACGGAGAG GTCAAAGTGAACAACAGTGTCACACCACAGTTTACAGAAGGACCAGTGAATGCTGACTTCTCCGGAGTCCTTCAG ACCCCATTCACGTTCGGCTTGAATCAGCGGGCTCCCTACACAGCTGGTGATCGCTGCCTCCTATGCCGATGTGAGCGCAAAGACGGTGCCGTGCCTTCAGAGGCAGGGATCTCGGGCCAGAATGGTACGTCGCAGCCCAACAAGACGTCCAGTGCCCTCCAGCTGCCTCTGTGGGTGTGCTCTGACTGCAGGCGCACGGTGGAGAAGGAGGACCGACACACTGCTCTGGAGCAGTCGTTGGGG AGCCAGGACTTCCTCTTGCACATGCCTGTGGGTAATGGAAACCTGGGCCAGGATGCAGCCACAGGGGACAGACTGACCACTGCTGTGCCTACGCTACCCATGCTCCCTGCCCCAGACCTCACCGCACCAATGCCTGCTGAtacagtgtgcagctgtgaAGCCTGCAATGAGAGACG GGAGATCTCTGCTGAGTCAGAGAGGgagtcacagcagctgcagaaccACTGGTCAGAGGTTCGCTACCTGGTGCGCTGCATCTACCGTCAGACAGGAACACCACTAGCAGATGACCATGACCAGCCcctagagagagacaaggagggCATGAAGGAGCTGGTCGACAG ACTCTGTGAGAAGGACCCCTACCAGCTGTATCAACGGTTGGAGCAACAGGCGCGTGAATACGTCTTGGAAATGAAGGTGCGGCTCCTGAAGCACCTGTCTACAGGCTCCAAGACTACAGGACCAGCGGGGACCGTGGCTGCAGCCCAGGGTCCTCCTCAGGCCTACCAGTTCATCTCCCTGCTGCTAGAGGAGTACAGCGCCCTCTGTCAAGCTGCACGCACCATCAGCAGCTTCCTGCTCACCCTG gaGAATGAGCACCTCCAGAAATTCCAGGTGACGTGGGAGCTGCACAACAAGCACCTTTTTGAGAATCTGGTGTTCTCTGAACCGATCTTGCACAGCAGTTTACCTGCACTGGTTGCACAACTAAA ACATGGCACAGCCTCCCATGATTCATACAATGAAGATATGTACAGGACCTTGTTAGAAAGCTACCAGCAATTGCAGCAGGAAATGGCTTCAGTAGCTGCTGAATGGCAGGAGTGTGAGAAGAGGATTGATGACTATGTAGATGAACAG CTGCTTTTTAAGGTGGAGGGTCAGAGTCTCACCAACCAAAGAACAGAGCCACACAAGTCCTTGGTCAGCAAAAAC ACTTTGAAGACTAAGCAGCGAATGCTGAAGGAGGACTGGGAGTTCTTTAAGCAGAGAAGATTTATAGAAGAACAG TTACCGAACAGTAAGAAGTCTCCCTCCGGAGATAACAACTTCACAGACACTATGAGAATGCTCTCATCTCGTCTGAGTATTCCAGACTGTCCAAACTGCAATTATCGACGACG GTGCACGTGTGATGACTGTAGTCTCTCCCACATTCTGACGTGTGGCATAATGGACTCTCCGATTGCTGAGGACCTCCACATCAAGTTGCCCCTGCAAGGTGAACCTCCGCGCGACTACCTGGCTGAGGTTCACCCTCCCAGCCTCTCCTCCGGCAGTTCGGCTTCTGGCTCCAACTCCAGTTCTCCCATCACAATTCAGCAGCATCCAAGGCTCATTCTGCCCGAGGGCGATACCAACACTTT TATTAGTGATGATGACGAAGTGCCTCCGTTGTCCAGTAAGTTCGGGGACATCTACCCTATGAGTGGCTATGAGGATAACAGTGTTGTGACCGCTGCTGTGAACGGCCTCCATAATGACATCAATGGAGAGGGTGAAAATGTGGCACTAAAACCAGGG TCTCCTCAcattaccagcagcagcagctcatcagAGGGTGACGAGGAGGAAGCTGATGGTGAAGTCAGTGGGGACCCCCGagggcagcaggaggagctttCCTCAGGAAAGACCAACAGTCCTCCACCTTCTTACAACCACCAACAG GTAGAACAGGTCCAGCATGCCTGCGAGTGCCACGTGTGTAACCAGGaccccagctcctccaccctGGGCCCTGCCACATGCCTCCCCCCCAGTCGGCTCCACGCCGCACCTCCTCCCACTGTGGGACACCAGTTCTTCACAGACAGCAAGACTCCCCCTGCCCACCCTGCCCTCCACCTCTACCCCCACATCCACGGCCACTTGCCCCTACACAACTTCTCCCGGCCCTTACTGCACCCTACACTCTACCCTCCcagtcctcctctcacacacaacaaG CCCTTACCTCCAAACCCTACATCAAACCACTCAGCGGCCAAGCAGCCGGCCTTCAGCCCTTCGTTACCGGAGCACGTTTACCAGAACTGCTTTGGCAGCGCAGGTGGGGCAGGTGACTGGAACAGCTCGCTCCAGTGCCTCTCGCTCAAGTTTGAGAACCTGTGGGATGCTGCTGTGATGAAGAGCTGGAATCCATCTGTGCTGTTGCCTGAATCCCTGCCAG GTGATATGCTTGGACCACCCCTTGCTGACGTGCCCCTCCCTCCAACGTCATCTATCGGCCCCCAAGGGGAACACCCCTCACTGCCCACCCCTCTACCCCCCTCGTCCTCCACTTCCTCATCATTGTCATCgtcttcatcatcgtcatcgtcgtcATCGTGCTCCTCTTCAGAAGCcaaagagcagaagaagagcgGCGCCAAGAAGAAGTGTCTCTACAATTTCCAGGATGCCTTCATGGAGACCAATCGAGTGGTGATGGCCACGTCTGCCTCCACGTCCTCTGTGTCCTGTACTGCCACCACTGTCCAGTCAA ATGATGTATTTCACAATCTAGGTAAAGAGGACCATAGGCAACCAACTCCAGCCACCCCTAGAAACGGCCCTACAGGACTGACCTCTCTCCCGCCGCTCTCGGGCCCCACCCTACCCCCAGCACCCACCACACACCTTCCCACAATGGGATCCCAACCCTTTCCAAAGATGGCCCCTCCAGCCCCAGACTTCATGGAGGCCCACCAGGGTTTGTGCCTCCCTCCCGCCGAGCCTCCAGCCTCCTCAGCGGATGGTCCTGTCAGTGCCCCACCCAGTGTCTGCAG TGATCCTGACTGTGAAGGCCATCGTTGTGAGGGGAATGGGGCCTATGAGCACCAACCGTACGACGGAGAGGAGAGTCAGGACGAAGACAGCTGCTCTGAGCAtagctcctccacctccacctccaccaacCAGAAAGAGGGAAAGTACTGTGACTGCTGCTACTGCGAGTTCTTTGGGCATGGCGGG CCCCCAGCTGCTCCTACCAGTCGAAACTATGCAGAGATGCGGGAGAAGCTGCGATTGCGTCTGACAAAACGTAAGGAGGAGCAGCCTAAACgtgaggagcagcagccaaTAATAGAACGAGATGGAGGGGTGGAGGACCATAGGCGAGTGGAGGACCTGTTGCAGTTCATTAACAGTGCAGACAGTAAACCAGCCTCCAGTTCTAAGGCAGCCAAACGGGCCAGGCATAAACAAAAGAAG ATGGAGGAAAAGGCTCGTCTGGAGGCAGAGGCCCGTGAaagggaggagcagcagctgttaGAGGAGCAGCAACGGCGACAgcgacaggaagaggaggaggcagcgcTTCAAAAGGAACTGCTCCGGCTGCAAGAGCTGCAGCAACATCGCGCtgccaagaagaaaaagagagagaaagcaaaggaAAACACCGCTCCCCCTCAAAACAACCCACAGCCCCTCAAACAGACAGCTCAGAACGTCCTAGACAACCTACAGAACGGAAAGTCACAGCTGCTTCAAACCTTTATCCACCTCCCTGACCAGAAAGAACCCCGATTTGACCCCATATCCCGGCCCAACACACTGCACAGcccaaaacacaccagtgagAAGGGGTTTTCTACTGAGACCAACATCCCCAACTCTCCAGCCACCCTCCACAATGGCTCTTCTACATCTCAGCTTGAGATCAACAGTAAAGTCAAGGTCAAGCAGTCTGCTAAAGTGGCCACTTGTGAGGCTGCTGTCAAGAAAGCCTCAGAGTTGCTCAAGAGCTCAGATGTGACAGCAAAGCTAGTTAATGGCACCGCCCCCACCACTACAACAGACACCAAAGCAACACGAATCAGGCCCGCCGAGGCCCTGGCCCCTCTCCCAAACACTGAACCACGGAGGGAGGACAGGAGTAATAACAGAAGTACCAGTGGAAAAaggcagcagcaacaacaacaatcgCTGACCCAAATAAAGGAAGACAGGAGAAGTCCACCTGTGTCAAACTCTTCCCCGTCTCCCCCTCCAGCCCCCCAGTTTGAGCAGAGCCAGCAGAACGGCAAGCCTCCCAGTGCAGAATCCCCACAGCCCAAAGGCAAGActaagaagaacaagaagaagaagggggaCAAGATGAACAGCTCAATAG ATGATGTATTCTTGCCCAAAGACATTGATCTGGATAGCACTGAAATGGatgaaacagagagggaggtggaaTATTTCAAAAG GTTCTGTTTGGACTCTGCCCGGCAGACTCGCCAACGGCTTTCCATCAACTGGTCAAACTTTAGTTTGAAGAAAGCTACGTTCGCTGCACATTGA